In the genome of Halapricum salinum, one region contains:
- a CDS encoding arsenic resistance protein: MIRGVLTGFKRNLLYVVIGSLVAGLVFGQFAGAETKAGLQLAVVPVLFLMVYPMMINIDLQEVLHARRHARIVGLSLLLNFGFAPLVAVGLSRVFFAGDVGYAIGLYFIALIPTSGMTAAWTGLAGGDLEAALVAMAVNLLAAIVLLPAYLSVLIPGNVGFDPTVLYRQLAQVVVVPMVAGTLTRRGLIRRYGGEGFKQLKPIFGGLSSLGVMLIVFIAMTMRSTAILADPLASAGTTVPLVAFYVLVLGGGAALGRLLLDTERGVTLVYATSMRNLSIALAIVVAADTLPTSAVLPIALAYVIQPPLGAFYMHYRRDVVDRGLSLRDAARQLG; the protein is encoded by the coding sequence ATGATCCGGGGCGTACTGACGGGTTTCAAGCGGAATCTGCTCTACGTCGTCATCGGGTCGCTGGTTGCCGGGCTCGTCTTCGGGCAGTTCGCCGGGGCCGAGACGAAAGCGGGGCTCCAGCTGGCCGTTGTCCCCGTATTGTTCCTGATGGTGTACCCGATGATGATCAACATCGATCTGCAGGAGGTGCTACACGCCCGCAGACACGCGCGGATCGTCGGGTTGAGTCTCCTGCTCAACTTCGGGTTCGCGCCGCTGGTCGCTGTCGGTCTCTCGCGAGTGTTCTTCGCCGGTGACGTCGGCTACGCGATCGGGTTGTACTTCATCGCGCTGATCCCGACCTCCGGGATGACGGCCGCCTGGACGGGACTGGCCGGCGGGGACCTGGAAGCGGCACTCGTGGCGATGGCGGTCAACCTGCTGGCGGCAATCGTACTCTTGCCGGCGTACCTGTCGGTGCTGATCCCCGGGAACGTGGGCTTCGATCCGACGGTGCTGTACCGACAACTCGCCCAGGTCGTCGTCGTCCCGATGGTCGCGGGGACACTTACCCGGCGCGGACTGATCAGACGATACGGTGGCGAGGGATTCAAACAGTTGAAGCCGATCTTCGGCGGCCTCAGTTCGCTCGGTGTGATGCTCATCGTCTTCATCGCGATGACGATGCGGTCGACCGCGATCCTGGCCGATCCCCTCGCGTCGGCTGGGACGACCGTGCCGCTCGTGGCCTTTTACGTACTCGTGCTCGGCGGGGGCGCGGCGCTGGGCCGGTTGTTGCTGGACACCGAACGCGGTGTCACACTGGTGTACGCGACCAGTATGCGCAACCTCTCGATCGCCCTCGCGATCGTCGTCGCCGCCGACACGCTGCCGACGAGTGCCGTGCTCCCGATCGCGCTCGCGTACGTCATCCAGCCACCGCTTGGCGCATTCTACATGCACTACAGGCGGGACGTCGTCGATCGCGGACTGTCGCTCCGTGACGCAGCCAGGCAACTGGGATGA